The Litchfieldia alkalitelluris genome has a window encoding:
- the tnpA gene encoding IS200/IS605 family transposase yields MNNYRITNTTISLINYHFVFCPRYRRKIFLQNTVEERFKELVREVCTELEIGIVALECDKDHTHMFLNALPTLSPADIMAKIKGVTSKKLREEFSHLQHLPSLWTRSYFVSTTGNVSSETIKQYVENQKKRQ; encoded by the coding sequence ATGAATAATTATAGAATTACAAACACAACTATTTCATTAATTAACTACCATTTTGTATTTTGTCCCAGATATAGAAGGAAAATATTCCTACAAAACACTGTAGAAGAACGTTTTAAAGAGTTGGTGCGAGAAGTTTGTACTGAACTGGAGATCGGCATTGTTGCATTAGAATGCGATAAAGACCATACCCACATGTTCCTGAACGCCCTACCAACACTAAGTCCTGCTGATATTATGGCTAAAATAAAAGGGGTGACTTCGAAAAAGTTAAGAGAGGAATTCTCTCATCTTCAACATTTGCCTAGCTTGTGGACACGTTCGTACTTTGTATCTACCACAGGAAACGTATCGAGCGAAACAATCAAACAATACGTTGAAAATCAAAAAAAACGACAATAG